The Nitrospiria bacterium region TTCATCCAAGGTTCTCCAAAAAGGGTGGGATGGTATAAGCGGTTTTATGTTCTGACCCATAACAAATGGTACATGGATGAAATCTGCGATGCCTATATCGTTCGCCCAAATTTAAAGTTTTCCCGCTGGCTTTGGGAGGCCGTTGATATGCGGCTCATTGAACGTTTCACCCTGTTTTCAGCGGATGGTACCGTTTCATTTTCCAGGTGGTTATGGAAATCTGTGGATGTTCGGATCATTGGGAGGGTGATTGAAGGAACTGCCGGATTGACTGTCGGTTTGGCGCGCTGGCTTTGGGCCTCCGTAGACATTCGCGCGCTGGGATGGCTAGTGGATGGAACGGCAAAAATCACCCAACAAACGGCGGGGTGGCTTTGGCGCTCTGTGGATATCCGCTGGTTAGAGCGATTTGTAAATGGCATTGGCAGAAAAAACGAGGCTGCTGGACAAACGCTTCGTGAAATTGAACCCAGCATGCTTCAGCATCAGTTATTGGTCATGATCTTTGCGTTGGTTGCGGCATTGATTCTTTTTCTACTATTCTTACTATAAGAAGACGCACCCCCTTTTACCCTGAACGGGGTTTAGGGTAAAAAAACGGTTTCACATTATGGACAATCTTCTTCAAAACCATCTTTTAAGCATCATTCTCTTTTTTCCCGCCTTGGGGATGACCATCATGGCGTTTGTTAAACATCCCACGGTAGTGCGTTGGATCGCACTTGGCTTTTCCATGGTCACATTTCTTCTATCGCTCCTTCTATGGTTCCGGTTCGACCCCAATCACCCAGGCATGCAGTTCGTTGAACAGGCTGAATGGATGCCGACCTTTAACATTCAATATGCAATCGGCATTGATGGAATTAGTATTCTCATGGTCATGCTCACGACGCTCTTGACGCCATTATGCGTCATTTGTTCCTGGACCAGCATACAGGAAAGGATTAAGACCTTCCTTATGCTTATTCTTTTGGTAGAAACGGCCATGCTGGTGGTATTCACCGCCTTGGACCTTTTCCTGTTTTTCATGCTGTGGGAAACCACCATGATTCCCATGTATTTTATAATCGCGCTCTGGGGAGGCCCTCGGCGAATTGCGGCCGGTCTTAAATTTGTGATTTACAGCATTGTCGGAAGCCTTTTCCTTCTGGTTGGGATTTTAGGTCTTTATCTTGAAGGCGGAAAAACCTTTGACATAATCATTTTAACCTCCCAGATTTATTCCGGAGACGCCCAATTTTGGATTTTCCTGACCTTGTTTTTAGCCTTCGCAATTAAACTGCCGATGTTTCCTTTTCACACCTGGCTTCCAGACGCCCATGCGGAGGCCCCCACCGCAGGAAGCGTTATCTTAGCGGGCATTCTATTAAAAATGGGGGGGTACGGTTTTCTCCGGTTGGTTTTACCCATGCTTCCCGAAGCCATGGTCACTTTTACGCCCTGGGTATTGTGGCTTTCGATTATAGGGATTTTGTATGGCGGTTACATGGCACTTGCGCAAAGCGATATCAAGCGACTCATTGCTTATTCTTCCATTTCACACATGGGGTTCGTCACCCTTGGAATCTTTGTTTTGAACAAACAAGGGATTGAAGGGGCAGTCCTTCAGATGTTTAACCATGGCATTACGACAGGGGCATTATTTTTTGCGGT contains the following coding sequences:
- a CDS encoding NADH-quinone oxidoreductase subunit M; the protein is MDNLLQNHLLSIILFFPALGMTIMAFVKHPTVVRWIALGFSMVTFLLSLLLWFRFDPNHPGMQFVEQAEWMPTFNIQYAIGIDGISILMVMLTTLLTPLCVICSWTSIQERIKTFLMLILLVETAMLVVFTALDLFLFFMLWETTMIPMYFIIALWGGPRRIAAGLKFVIYSIVGSLFLLVGILGLYLEGGKTFDIIILTSQIYSGDAQFWIFLTLFLAFAIKLPMFPFHTWLPDAHAEAPTAGSVILAGILLKMGGYGFLRLVLPMLPEAMVTFTPWVLWLSIIGILYGGYMALAQSDIKRLIAYSSISHMGFVTLGIFVLNKQGIEGAVLQMFNHGITTGALFFAVGFLYDRTHKRMISDYGGLHKPMPRFITFFFIFSVASFGLPGTNNFISEFLVLIGTSLHSFIMVILSIGGILLAASYMLWMMQRVGLGQIKHQSNASLPDLTPRETATLVPLIILVFWIGLYPRPFFKIMDSSVTHLLRMIPSAQGTILKTEDSPSQKNANPGG